Proteins found in one Pocillopora verrucosa isolate sample1 chromosome 12, ASM3666991v2, whole genome shotgun sequence genomic segment:
- the LOC131791537 gene encoding histone chaperone asf1-like has translation MAKVHIIDVTIGQNPSSFCSDFEFQITFDCTEELNEDLEWKLIYVGSAESDTYDQVLDSVLVGPVPIGRHTFVFQAKYPDPSQIPDEDLVGVTVILLTCSYKDREFVRVGYYVNNEYIEEEMRENPPTRPVIEKLQRNILHSKPRVTRFKIDWND, from the exons ATGGCAAAAGTTCACATCATCGATGTGACAATTGGCCAAAATCCGTCTTCGTTCTGCAGTGACTTTGAATTTCAGATTACTTTCGACTGCACTGAGGAACTTAACGAAG ATCTAGAGTGGAAGCTTATTTATGTTGGATCGGCTGAGAGTGATACTTACGATCAAGTGTTAGACTCTGTGTTAGTTGGACCTGTCCCGATCGGAAGACacacttttgtttttcag GCAAAATATCCAGATCCTAGTCAAATCCCAGATGAAGATTTGGTTGGTGTAACTGTGATCCTTTTAACTTGCTCATACAAAGACAGAGAGTTTGTACGTGTAGGTTACTATGTAAACAATGAGTACATTGAGGAAGAAATGAGAGAGAATCCTCCCACAAGGCCTGTCATAGAAAAG ctcCAAAGAAATATACTTCATTCAAAGCCACGAGTAACAAGATTTAAGATTGACTGGAATGATTAA
- the LOC131791535 gene encoding adhesion G protein-coupled receptor L3, translated as MKVACCMLLLTIAQIKGTADNLRLINSTAHYWPLNRLNGLTDLKTNLTGVKRGKIENVLYRGPGNGFLYTNGRAWVDLGDFTGSCIAEPSRCREALTVFLWLKYYPNRNKRYFVGTSSHLTYSEGFTIYKESDDIANNTIVLKVNDGQREWNGSLTLKPKVWSHVMFTWEPKSGLAIFQNCNQIALASPSKVETSRRNNRSNVLEHHLSLSRAQMSHPGVGARAMYEDLTVLYRKMTSYERKWVCRHKLESPKLNSTCKGSMRWLSIRWTPPPMTYDILTGYNVWWWNKLLNWTKFISGTEKLTLNFTDLDPGSLYKFRIQNALRMAVGASSEIVECWTKREVLGHPLNLTVEMKSHVNVLLKWTAPLESYKDIKGYKIRYNEVESNEEPTEIKAGSSTSFLLTGLRMNTKYMVQVESYGDKSFLDSVPAVITVETEYDDKSSVKDKLLQVDGSQALRVTWKRPREKYKVFFYRAFVKWEDLEGIKHVREVYDGNVTSCAYSIKDIPNSHNMYIMAYVVRRIALEPIIDSPMDVSIISRSWSHVVLNWSSPFYGRSVDFADSYRLTISSKKDKISILTSETHARIDGLKQLTNYLLNVQAWNELGFGPSLPEDISFRTPDHDECVDDTHICHVKATCINTEGSYSCECQPGYIGTGRNCEEIPEGLGDESFCPKENFVGIEWRRTMVDREDEAACPEGTVGVALRRCTGTPAVWQLPNLGDCVSKWMSDISKQLNNPNVSVSLLASQLSSLTDVKSGKPLYAGDLKLLVDVIGVLSERGMRVEKNESAEASETFVKDVVGTASNIIHDKNLLSWRYMPKDSQTEKASSLIDNLDMVALDMANTSQSKSADTENVVISVESLQNVGRKKALVMSQQAEEGDETSMNAVSFPISWLMGDSSFDPRPGFATLVSFKTLGSLLTPRGKQSRQTDQMTNHPFITSAVVSVNLRPLANKTFKDPVMITLGHSVDVEGRKNEPSCVFLETHKNISWSDAGCEVNSTNATHTVCHCYHLTSFAVLMSVKEDVSSSMSRPHQLALTLITYVGVSISVVALCLAFLTFSFFRFSKSARTFIHKNLSVALILAQLLFLFGINKTKNEWVCRGIAIALHYFFLVAFAWMALEGVMLYLMLVKVFHTKTAPTKSKKIFFVVGWGLPVVIVATSGVMFLEGYGTPAYCWLSLERGFIWSFVGPVLLVLAFNFVCLGITFHVMAKSGPSSNRKRTGRIRRWSKACMLLTCILGLSWMFGVFYINQESLFMAYFFTIFNTLQGLFIFLFHCVGDEKVRREYRRVLCCHEEDKRYLLTKPSSSESSKSNSHSKSKRGHVDNFKGKNQTMSDSADSLGTIESKRNTFVVHVTNGQVHVRGVSTGEQSRSLVRNLRLSGESESSSEKPTNHDQHHDSNRNSTASAASEASENARQSNKDGQEH; from the exons aTAATCTTCGTCTGATTAATTCTACTGCTCATTATTGGCCCCTAAATCGTCTTAACGGCCTGACTGATTTAAAAACCAACCTTACTGGAGTCAAACGTGGTAAAATCGAGAACGTTCTTTACAGAGGGCCCGGAAACGGCTTTTTGTATACGAACGGAAGAGCCTGGGTTGACCTTGGAGACTTTACAGGTTCCTGCATTGCGGAACCTTCAAGATGCAGAGAGGCCTTAACAGTTTTTCTATGGCTGAAATATTACCCAAATAGGAACAAGAGATATTTCGTGGGAACCTCGAGTCACCTGACATACTCAGAGGGTTTTACAATATATAAGGAATCAGATGACATAGCGAACAACACCATTGTCCTTAAAGTTAACGATGGGCAAAGAGAATGGAATggttctttaacccttaaaccaaAAGTATGGTCGCACGTGATGTTCACGTGGGAGCCAAAATCGGGACTGGCGATATTTCAGAACTGCAACCAGATTGCCCTGGCCTCACCAAGTAAGGTTGAAACGTCAAGGAGAAACAACCGATCAAATGTCTTAGAACACCATTTGAGTTTGTCCAGGGCACAGATGAGCCATCCTGGTGTTGGTGCTCGAGCTATGTACGAAGATCTAACAGTGCTTTATCGAAAGATGACGTCTTATGAGCGAAAATGGGTTTGCCGTCATAAGTTAG aaTCTCCAAAACTAAACTCCACTTGTAAAGGTTCCATGAGATGGCTGTCAATCAGATGGACTCCTCCTCCGATGACGTATGACATACTAACGGGGTACAATGTATGGTGGTGGAACAAgttgttaaactggacaaaGTTTATCTCAGGGACCGAGAAACTAACGCTAAATTTCACTGATCTTG ACCCCGGATCGTTGTACAAATTTCGCATTCAGAATGCTTTACGTATGGCTGTTGGAGCATCAAGCGAGATAGTTGAGTGCTGGACCAAAAGAGAAG TTTTAGGCCATCCTCTAAACCTCACTGTGGAGATGAAGTCACACGTTAATGTCTTACTAAAATGGACAGCGCCCTTAGAAAGTTATAAGGATATCAAGGGATATAAG ATCAGGTACAATGAGGTAGAGTCCAACGAAGAACCCACAGAAATCAAGGCGGGGTCCTCAAcatcatttctccttactgGACTGCGTATGAACACAAAGTACATGGTGCAAGTGGAAAGTTATGGCGATAAAAGTTTTCTTGACAGTGTTCCTGCAGTGATAACAGTAGAGACAGAATATGATG ATAAATCTTCGGTCAAGGATAAGCTTTTACAAGTGGATGGATCCCAAGCTCTTCGGGTTACATGGAAAAGACCACGTGAAAAATACAAGGTGTTTTTCTACCGAGCATTCGTTAAGTGGGAGGATCTTGAAGGAATAAAGCACGTCCGCGAGGTGTATGATGGGAATGTTACCTCATGTGCTTATTCAATTAAGGATATTCCAAATAGTCACAACATGTATATCATGGCGTACGTGGTGCGGCGTATCGCTCTTGAGCCAATCATCG ATTCACCGATGGATGTAAGCATCATCTCTAGAAGCTGGTCTCATGTGGTGTTAAACTGGAGCTCACCCTTTTACGGCAGAAGCGTCGACTTTGCTGATTCATATCGCCTGACCATCAGCTCAAAGAAAGACAAGATTTCCATCTTAACCAGTGAGACGCACGCTCGCATCGATGGCCTGAAACAGCTGACCAACTATTTGCTAAACGTGCAGGCCTGGAACGAACTAGGTTTTGGACCGTCTCTTCCCGAAGATATAAGCTTTAGAACGCCAG ACCACGACGAGTGCGTAGATGATACTCACATATGTCACGTGAAAGCCACCTGCATCAATACTGAAGGATCGTACTCATGTGAGTGTCAGCCTGGTTACATTGGCACAGGAAGAAATTGTGAAG AAATCCCGGAAGGGTTAGGCGACGAGTCCTTCTGTCCTAAAGAAAATTTCGTTGGCATTGAATGGAGGAGAACAATGGTCGACCGTGAAGACGAGGCGGCTTGCCCTGAAGGGACAGTCG GCGTGGCCTTGCGGCGCTGCACTGGAACTCCCGCGGTCTGGCAACTACCTAATCTTGGTGATTGTGTTTCAAAGTGGATGTCAGACATCAGTAAACAG CTAAACAATCCAAACGTCAGTGTATCTTTGTTAGCCAGTCAGCTTTCAAGCTTGACTGACGTCAAGTCTGGAAAACCATTGTATGCTGGCGACCTGAAGTTACTGGTCGATGTCATCGGCGTGTTATCAGAGAGAGGGATGAGAGTTGAGAAGAACGAAAGTGCAGAGGCTTCAGAGACATTCGTTAAG GATGTCGTTGGAACTGCAAGCAACATTATACATGACAAAAACCTTTTGTCTTGGCGGTACATGCCAAAG GATTCCCAAACAGAGAAGGCAAGTTCACTGATTGATAATTTAGATATGGTAGCTTTGGATATGGCCAACACTTCGCAAAGTAAATCAGCTGATACGGAAAATGTTG TGATTAGCGTGGAGTCGTTACAGAATGTTGGAAGGAAAAAAGCTCTTGTTATGTCACAACAAGCGGAGGAAGGAGACGAAACCTCAATGAATGCTGTCTCTTTTCCGATATCTTGGCTAATGGGAGATTCTTCATTTG ATCCTAGGCCTGGTTTTGCCACCCTTGTTTCCTTCAAAACCCTTGGATCTTTGCTGACACCAAGGGGAAAGCAGAG TAGACAGACTGACCAGATGACAAATCACCCTTTTATAACCTCTGCCGTCGTATCTGTAAATCTTCGTCCACTTGCTAACAAAACGTTCAAGGATCCTGTGATGATAACGTTGGGTCACTCTGTG GACGTCGAGGGGAGAAAGAATGAACCATCATGTGTATTTTTGGAGACACACaa aaatattagCTGGTCTGACGCTGGATGTGAAGTAAATTCTACAAACGCGACCCATACCGTTTGTCATTGTTATCATCTCACAAGCTTTGCTGTCTTGATGAGTGTCAAAGAGGACGTGTCATCTAGTATGTCG AGACCTCATCAGCTTGCGTTAACACTTATAACTTATGTTGGAGTGAGCATATCTGTCGTAGCATTATGCTTGGCGTTCCTGACGTTCTCCTTCTTCAG GTTTTCCAAATCTGCCCGTACGTTTATTCACAAGAACTTGTCGGTTGCTCTGATCTTGGCGCagttgctgtttttgtttggtatcaacaaaactaaaaacgaG TGGGTGTGTAGAGGAATTGCCATAGCTTTGCATTATTTCTTCTTGGTAGCTTTTGCTTGGATGGCACTAGAAGGAGTCATGCTCTATCTGATGCTTGTAAAAGTCTTTCACACAAAAACTGCACCAACAAAGAgtaaaaagattttctttgtcGTTGGATGGG GTTTACCAGTAGTGATAGTTGCCACTTCTGGAGTCATGTTTCTTGAGGGATATGGTACTCCCGCCTA CTGTTGGCTTTCTCTTGAGCGTGGTTTCATTTGGTCGTTCGTTGGACCAGTTTTATTGGTACTTGCG TTCAACTTCGTATGTTTGGGGATTACTTTTCATGTGATGGCCAAGTCTGGACCATCAAGTAACAGGAAAAGAACAGGAAGGATACG aCGTTGGTCAAAAGCATGCATGCTCTTAACTTGTATTCTTGGTCTTTCATGGATGTTTGGAGTGTTCTATATCAATCAAGAATCACTTTTTATGGCCtattttttcaccatttttaaCACACTTCAG GGtttattcatctttttatttcactGCGTTGGAGATGAAAAG GTTCGCCGTGAGTATCGTCGAGTGCTATGTTGTCATGAAGAAGACAAGCGCTACTTGTTAACGAAACCATCAAGCTCCGAATCCAGCAAATCAAACTCTCATTCCAAATCAAAGAGGGGCCATGTTGACAACTTTAAgggaaaaaatcaaacaatgagCGATTCAGCTGACTCACTA GGTACTATAGAGAGCAAAAGGAATACGTTTGTTGTGCATGTCACAA ATGGGCAAGTGCACGTGCGTGGAGTTTCAACCGGTGAACAAAGTAGGAGTCTTGTAAGAAACTTGCGTCTGAGTGGAGAAAGTGAATCGAGTTCAGAAAAACCGACAAATCATGATCAG CATCATGACAGCAATAGAAACTCAACAGCGTCAGCAGCCAGTGAGGCATCAGAAAATGCGCGACAAAGCAATAAAGATGGGCAAGAACATTAA
- the LOC131791536 gene encoding uncharacterized protein: MSKDQGMDFDESARELSFTKQLSLISFDNNSGREGFSDCEEFNKDKLCKKRCDSTGSLNSNPDQLTFNQKTIRDTSCDATSTHDTSSNRKQSLPSPGNIDSKRHALQKVPSITVCDDTENRAGVESKKNSLFDPRFLMPTESSVDEARYLLASRRGSSPSAYQCIRSRSLDMVAEEQPSDSAHESNTSTPPASLGLPRYRTRSRSLDTGLKKRNNFSAFKESLKLRDVQKTRLGT, translated from the exons ATGAGTAAGGATCAAGGAATGGATTTCGACGAGTCAGCTCGTGAATTGTCCTTCACAAAGCAGCTCAGCCTTATCTCGTTTGATAATAACAGCGGCCGGGAGGGATTTTCCGATTGCGAGGAATTTAACAAAGACAAACTTTGCAAAAAACGATGCGATTCAACGGGTTCTTTGAATAGCAACCCTGATCAGCTGACATTTAATCAAAAAACAATAAGGGATACGAGTTGTGATGCAACGAGTACTCATGACACCTCAAGTAATCGAAAGCAATCGTTACCATCGCCTGGGAACATTGACAGCAAGCGACATGCATTGCAGAAAGTACCGAGCATCACAGTGTGTGACGATACCGAAAATCGTGCGGGTGtggaatcaaaaaaaaattcattgttcGATCCAAGGTTCCTAATGCCTACTGAG TCAAGTGTTGACGAAGCCAGATATCTGCTAGCATCCAGACGAGGCTCTTCACCATCCGCTTATCAATGCATACGCAGTAGAAGCCTTGACATGGTAGCAGAGGAACAGCCGTCTGATTCCGCACATGAGAGCAACACAAGTACGCCACCTGCCTCTCTTGGACTTCCTCGGTACCGAACTAGGTCACGCAGTCTTGACACCGgccttaaaaaaagaaataatttctctgCTTTCAAAGAATCTCTCAAG TTACGTGACGTGCAAAAAACAAGGCTTGGTACGTGA